One window of Dyadobacter sandarakinus genomic DNA carries:
- a CDS encoding sensor histidine kinase: MRNIFQQPSKISWALVLPFTAGNESGTRMAWGESLVKPGRGDRARMFVILLVLSLMVPLAGFGCWGNYYFTSLPVFATGSMLNAAVVLLALHAGRFSYRYVAGLYNQTNQSVYRVLLLFLLYAGTHLALMYFAFLIYDRFRLFGFQLNTGRALWMTFFVASGSLIAAGLTELVFTFTQWRDNHDELQQLEQRQLQSELEAVKQQVNPHFLFNCLNSLSVLISEAPSTAEKFVDEMSKVYRYQLSVAGPDKENVLVPLDSEIRFIRSYTYLLETRFETGICITLDIADLYLTGQMAPLTLQTLIDNAIRHNVVANDHPLHISIRTTPTGQLEVRNNLQRRSVRAPFNSAGLSVLISRYRFLFKQAGTIQVREDNQCFTVTLPLIFT; encoded by the coding sequence CGCGGCGACCGTGCGCGCATGTTCGTCATCCTGCTTGTGCTGTCTCTAATGGTGCCGCTGGCCGGTTTTGGATGCTGGGGAAACTACTACTTCACCTCCCTGCCGGTATTTGCTACCGGAAGTATGCTCAATGCAGCGGTGGTGCTGCTGGCGCTCCATGCCGGCAGGTTCAGCTACCGGTACGTGGCCGGCCTGTACAATCAGACAAACCAGTCGGTGTACCGAGTACTGCTGCTTTTTCTGCTGTATGCAGGCACACATCTGGCGCTGATGTATTTTGCATTCCTGATCTACGACCGGTTCAGGCTGTTCGGATTTCAGCTGAACACAGGTAGAGCTTTATGGATGACGTTTTTCGTGGCGAGCGGCTCGCTGATTGCTGCCGGGCTCACGGAGCTTGTGTTTACGTTTACCCAGTGGCGTGACAATCATGATGAACTTCAGCAGCTCGAACAACGCCAGCTCCAGAGCGAGCTGGAAGCTGTAAAGCAGCAGGTCAATCCGCATTTTCTTTTTAATTGTCTCAACTCACTGTCGGTCCTGATCTCGGAGGCACCTTCTACGGCCGAGAAGTTTGTGGATGAAATGTCGAAGGTGTACCGCTACCAGCTCAGCGTAGCCGGGCCGGACAAGGAGAATGTGCTCGTGCCGCTCGATTCGGAGATCCGTTTTATCAGATCATATACCTACCTGCTTGAAACGCGGTTTGAGACAGGCATCTGCATCACCCTGGATATTGCCGACCTGTACCTGACCGGGCAAATGGCCCCGCTGACCCTGCAGACACTGATCGACAATGCGATCAGGCACAATGTAGTTGCCAATGACCATCCCCTGCATATCAGCATCCGCACGACCCCTACCGGGCAGCTTGAAGTGCGTAACAACCTGCAGAGACGATCCGTGCGCGCTCCGTTCAACAGTGCAGGGCTGAGCGTGCTGATCTCGCGGTACAGGTTTCTGTTCAAGCAGGCCGGTACTATCCAGGTTCGTGAGGACAACCAATGTTTCACCGTGACGCTGCCGCTGATATTTACATGA
- a CDS encoding sensor histidine kinase yields the protein MFHRDAAADIYMNALPAYSSIGRTIWVSLFGRWMFALLVPWFVPTISYLLIGPPYLESFSNFALGTLMIFVMTVVAFVPHDWAAQYVARKYPSLNMSLKRGFYTALAFWILTFLYVSFYALLIIRFKPFHAELDAGKMVNVYIFEFFAVLLLTGLYELNYSLNKWRTININKEAMKKAGMQGQLQSLKSQVNPHFLFNSLNTLSALITDEPERAEQFVDEMAKVYRYLLQTNQNELTTVATEVRFVQSYFHLLRTRHDTGVELTIDIAEADLHRSIPPLTLQLLLENAVKHNAILEQTPLHVTIRSIGDDRLEVKNNVLEKSTPVKSTRLGLANIMAKYKLLSDRRPVIEAGTESFTVTLPLIDVKTEHP from the coding sequence ATGTTTCACCGTGACGCTGCCGCTGATATTTACATGAACGCATTGCCTGCATACAGTTCCATCGGTCGTACCATCTGGGTAAGCCTGTTTGGCAGGTGGATGTTCGCCCTGCTTGTACCCTGGTTTGTACCGACGATCAGCTACCTTCTCATTGGTCCGCCCTACCTGGAAAGTTTCAGCAACTTCGCACTGGGCACACTCATGATCTTTGTGATGACTGTGGTGGCGTTTGTCCCGCACGACTGGGCGGCACAATATGTAGCGCGCAAATACCCGTCGCTCAACATGTCGCTTAAACGGGGCTTTTACACGGCCCTGGCTTTCTGGATCCTGACGTTTCTGTACGTATCATTTTATGCGCTGCTCATCATCCGCTTCAAACCTTTTCACGCGGAGCTTGATGCCGGGAAGATGGTTAATGTGTACATTTTTGAATTCTTTGCGGTACTGCTGCTGACCGGCCTTTATGAGCTTAATTATTCCCTCAATAAATGGCGGACGATCAACATCAACAAGGAAGCTATGAAAAAAGCGGGCATGCAGGGGCAGCTGCAAAGTCTGAAAAGCCAGGTGAATCCGCATTTTTTATTCAACAGCCTGAATACGCTTTCGGCCCTCATCACCGATGAGCCGGAGCGGGCCGAACAGTTTGTGGATGAGATGGCGAAGGTATACCGCTACCTGCTGCAGACCAACCAGAACGAGCTGACTACCGTCGCTACCGAAGTGCGGTTTGTGCAATCGTACTTCCACCTGCTGCGCACCCGGCACGACACAGGCGTGGAACTTACCATTGACATTGCAGAGGCCGACCTGCACCGGAGCATTCCGCCCCTGACCCTGCAGCTGCTGCTTGAAAATGCGGTCAAGCACAATGCAATCCTGGAACAAACTCCCCTGCACGTCACGATCAGGTCCATTGGTGATGACCGGCTGGAAGTGAAAAACAACGTACTCGAAAAATCGACCCCGGTGAAGTCAACCCGGCTTGGCCTGGCCAACATCATGGCCAAATATAAACTGCTTTCCGACCGCAGGCCGGTGATTGAGGCCGGTACGGAATCCTTTACCGTCACACTCCCACTGATCGACGTAAAAACTGAACATCCATGA
- a CDS encoding LytR/AlgR family response regulator transcription factor produces MNVLIVEDEKFAVRKLTKLLEETAPELVISGITPSIAATVEWLAENRRLGGSEPDIIFLDIELADGQSFEIFNRIEVKSTIIFTTSYDEYALQAFKVNSIDYLLKPVQQEDLQRSIRKYYDLTGTQKSAATSLLPPDLENILRNLQLQQPQTEYRRRFLVKQGARLLSVETGDIAYFYIEECISFFKNHQGQKFVIDYKMDDLENVLDPAKFFRINRGMMITHQAVLQIQPYYNHRLALTLKPLYEKETIVSRERANDFKIWMGK; encoded by the coding sequence ATGAACGTACTGATTGTTGAAGATGAAAAGTTCGCTGTGCGCAAGCTTACCAAGCTGCTGGAAGAAACCGCGCCCGAACTGGTGATCAGCGGTATTACCCCGAGCATAGCCGCAACGGTAGAGTGGCTTGCCGAAAACCGCCGACTGGGCGGCAGTGAGCCTGATATCATCTTTCTTGACATTGAGCTCGCCGACGGTCAGAGTTTTGAGATCTTCAACCGGATCGAGGTAAAAAGTACGATCATTTTCACGACTTCGTATGACGAGTATGCCCTGCAGGCATTTAAGGTCAACAGCATTGACTACCTTCTGAAACCCGTACAGCAGGAAGACCTGCAGCGCAGCATACGCAAGTACTACGACCTTACCGGCACCCAGAAATCGGCGGCAACTTCGCTCCTGCCGCCCGATCTTGAAAATATATTGCGCAACCTGCAGTTACAGCAGCCACAAACCGAATACCGGAGGCGTTTTCTCGTAAAGCAGGGCGCGCGCCTGCTCTCGGTAGAAACAGGTGATATTGCTTACTTCTACATTGAAGAGTGCATCAGTTTTTTCAAAAATCACCAGGGCCAGAAGTTCGTGATCGACTATAAAATGGATGATCTCGAAAACGTGCTTGACCCTGCGAAGTTTTTCAGGATCAATCGCGGAATGATGATCACGCACCAGGCGGTCTTACAGATCCAGCCCTACTACAATCACCGGCTGGCTCTCACATTGAAGCCGCTTTACGAAAAAGAAACGATCGTGAGCCGCGAACGTGCGAATGATTTTAAAATCTGGATGGGTAAGTAG